A window from Neobacillus sp. PS3-40 encodes these proteins:
- a CDS encoding protein arginine kinase, whose protein sequence is MSLEHFINKAMSSWMSEEGPDDDIVLSSRIRLARNFEEFKFPTLFSREEAKSIILQMEEILDQLDFEKFGKMELLKIDELQLLQKRVLVEKHLISPQLAEDSPFGACLLTENEEVCIMVNEEDHIRIQCLFPGFQLSESLEAANNIDDLLESQIHYAFDEKHGYLTSCPTNVGTGLRASVMMHLPGLVLTQQINRIIPAINQLGLVVRGIYGEGSEALGNLFQISNQITLGKSEEDIVEDLKSLVNQLISQERSTREALRKTSNIQLEDRVFRSLGVLSNSRIIETKEAARCLSDVRLGIDLGYIQDISKKAFNELMILTQPGFLQQYAGGPLRPHERDIRRAALIRERLKMELDKR, encoded by the coding sequence ATGTCACTTGAGCACTTTATCAATAAAGCTATGAGTTCATGGATGAGCGAAGAAGGGCCTGACGACGATATTGTCTTAAGTTCACGAATCCGTTTAGCTCGAAACTTTGAAGAATTTAAATTTCCAACATTGTTTTCACGAGAAGAAGCAAAATCAATTATTTTGCAAATGGAGGAGATTTTAGACCAATTAGACTTTGAAAAATTCGGTAAAATGGAATTATTGAAGATAGATGAGCTACAACTTCTTCAGAAAAGGGTTTTAGTAGAAAAGCATTTGATCAGTCCTCAACTTGCTGAAGATTCACCTTTTGGGGCATGCCTTTTAACGGAAAATGAAGAAGTCTGTATAATGGTCAACGAAGAGGACCATATTCGAATACAGTGTTTATTTCCTGGATTCCAGCTATCTGAATCATTAGAAGCTGCTAATAATATAGATGATTTGTTGGAGAGCCAAATCCATTATGCATTTGATGAAAAACATGGATATTTAACTAGCTGTCCAACGAATGTCGGTACTGGACTTCGTGCATCAGTCATGATGCATTTACCAGGATTGGTTTTAACGCAGCAAATAAATCGAATAATTCCTGCGATTAATCAACTAGGGCTTGTGGTGAGAGGGATCTATGGTGAGGGGAGTGAAGCACTTGGAAATCTATTTCAAATTTCCAACCAAATCACTCTTGGAAAATCAGAAGAAGATATTGTTGAGGATTTGAAAAGTCTTGTTAACCAGTTAATTAGCCAAGAAAGGTCAACACGCGAAGCATTACGAAAGACTTCAAACATACAATTAGAAGATAGAGTGTTTCGCTCACTTGGAGTTTTATCTAACAGCCGAATTATTGAAACAAAAGAAGCAGCAAGATGTTTATCCGATGTTCGGCTAGGAATTGATTTAGGATACATTCAAGATATCTCAAAAAAAGCTTTTAATGAGTTAATGATATTAACACAGCCAGGCTTTCTTCAACAGTATGCAGGAGGGCCATTAAGACCGCATGAGCGGGATATTAGAAGGGCAGCTCTCATAAGGGAGCGCTTAAAAATGGAATTGGATAAAAGGTGA
- the clpC gene encoding ATP-dependent protease ATP-binding subunit ClpC: MMFGRFTERAQKVLALAQEEAIRLGHNNIGTEHILLGLVREGEGIAAKALNGLGLGAEKIQKEVESLIGKGQDAPQTVQYTPRAKKVIELSMDEARKLGHSYVGTEHILLGLIREGEGVAARVLNNLGVSLNKARQQVLQLLGSNESSGHQGGTSVSANTPTLDSLARDLTVIAKEGSLDPVIGRSKEIQRVIEVLSRRTKNNPVLVGEPGVGKTAIAEGLAQQIVNNEVPETLRDKRVMTLDMGTVVAGTKYRGEFEDRLKKVMDEIRQAGNIILFIDELHTLIGAGGAEGAIDASNILKPSLARGELQCIGATTLDEYRKYIEKDAALERRFQPIRVDEPTIEESIKILYGLRDRYEAHHRVSIIDESIEAAVKLSDRYIADRFLPDKAIDLIDEAGSKVRLRSYTTPPNLKELEVKLEEVRKEKDSAVQSQEFEKAASLRDTEQRLREQLEETKKNWKEKQGQENSEVTVEDIASVVSSWTGIPVSKLAQTETDKLLNLEEILHARLIGQEEAVKAVSKAVRRARAGLKDPKRPIGSFVFLGPTGVGKTELARALAEAMFGDEDAMIRIDMSEYMEKHSTSRLVGSPPGYVGYEEGGQLTEKVRRKPYSVILLDEIEKAHPDVFNILLQVLEDGRLTDSKGRTVDFRNTVLIMTSNVGAEALKRNKYVGFNIQDGEQNYKDMKSKVMEELKKSFRPEFLNRIDEIIVFHALEKKHLQEIVTLLSDQLVKRLNEQNISIELTIAAKEKISEEGYDPEYGARPLRRAIQKHVEDRLSEELLKGTLLTSQHAIIDVENGELTVKVAEKTSLTK; this comes from the coding sequence ATGATGTTTGGAAGATTTACAGAGAGGGCACAAAAGGTTTTAGCATTAGCACAGGAAGAAGCAATTCGCCTTGGGCATAACAATATTGGAACGGAACATATTTTGTTAGGATTAGTTCGCGAAGGAGAAGGTATAGCGGCCAAAGCCTTAAATGGGTTAGGCTTAGGGGCAGAAAAGATTCAAAAGGAAGTTGAGAGTTTAATTGGGAAGGGTCAAGATGCCCCTCAAACTGTTCAATATACCCCAAGAGCTAAAAAGGTAATTGAGCTTTCTATGGATGAAGCAAGAAAGCTTGGACATTCTTATGTTGGAACGGAACATATTTTATTAGGTCTTATTCGTGAGGGTGAAGGGGTTGCCGCAAGGGTTTTAAATAACCTTGGGGTCAGCTTAAATAAAGCACGTCAGCAAGTGCTTCAATTGTTAGGGAGTAATGAATCAAGCGGCCACCAGGGTGGTACGTCTGTAAGCGCCAATACCCCAACACTGGATAGCCTTGCAAGAGATTTAACGGTAATTGCAAAAGAAGGAAGCCTTGATCCTGTCATAGGCCGTAGTAAAGAAATCCAACGTGTAATTGAAGTATTAAGCCGTAGGACGAAGAACAATCCTGTATTAGTAGGGGAGCCTGGAGTAGGCAAAACAGCGATAGCCGAAGGTCTTGCACAGCAAATTGTTAACAACGAAGTTCCAGAAACCTTGCGGGATAAGCGAGTTATGACACTAGATATGGGAACAGTAGTTGCAGGAACGAAATATCGTGGAGAGTTTGAAGATCGTTTGAAGAAAGTCATGGATGAAATACGACAAGCTGGGAATATTATTTTATTCATAGATGAGCTTCATACCTTAATTGGTGCTGGTGGTGCTGAAGGAGCTATTGATGCTTCCAATATTTTAAAACCATCACTTGCGCGGGGCGAACTTCAATGCATCGGAGCGACAACACTTGATGAATATCGCAAATATATTGAAAAGGACGCAGCACTGGAACGGCGCTTTCAGCCAATACGTGTTGACGAGCCAACAATTGAAGAATCAATAAAGATATTATACGGGTTGAGAGATCGATATGAAGCACACCATCGTGTTTCTATTATAGATGAGTCCATAGAGGCAGCTGTAAAACTATCCGATCGTTATATTGCGGATCGGTTCTTGCCTGATAAGGCAATTGATTTGATTGATGAAGCAGGCTCAAAAGTGCGCCTTCGCTCGTACACAACGCCTCCAAATCTAAAAGAATTAGAAGTTAAACTTGAAGAAGTTCGTAAAGAGAAGGATTCAGCTGTCCAAAGTCAAGAGTTCGAAAAAGCAGCATCATTAAGAGATACAGAACAACGTCTCCGTGAACAACTTGAAGAAACAAAAAAGAATTGGAAGGAAAAGCAAGGACAGGAAAACAGTGAGGTAACAGTTGAAGATATTGCTAGTGTAGTATCAAGCTGGACTGGAATTCCTGTTTCGAAGCTCGCACAAACAGAGACGGATAAATTACTCAATTTGGAAGAAATCCTTCATGCGCGTCTGATTGGCCAGGAAGAAGCTGTTAAAGCTGTTTCCAAAGCTGTTCGTCGTGCAAGGGCTGGATTAAAAGATCCTAAACGTCCAATTGGTTCATTTGTTTTCCTAGGACCAACTGGTGTAGGTAAAACAGAATTGGCCCGTGCCCTTGCTGAAGCTATGTTTGGTGATGAGGATGCGATGATTCGGATCGATATGTCTGAATATATGGAAAAGCACTCTACATCACGCCTTGTTGGTTCACCTCCAGGCTATGTAGGTTATGAAGAAGGTGGCCAATTAACAGAAAAGGTTCGTAGAAAACCATATTCAGTTATTTTGCTTGATGAAATAGAAAAGGCACATCCGGATGTATTCAATATTTTATTGCAGGTGTTGGAGGATGGACGCCTCACAGATTCAAAAGGTAGAACAGTTGATTTCCGCAATACGGTATTGATTATGACCTCCAATGTAGGTGCGGAAGCGCTAAAGCGGAATAAGTATGTAGGCTTCAATATTCAGGATGGCGAACAGAATTATAAAGATATGAAGAGCAAAGTGATGGAGGAATTGAAAAAGTCATTCCGTCCTGAATTCTTAAACCGGATTGATGAAATTATTGTTTTCCATGCCTTAGAGAAAAAACATCTCCAGGAAATTGTTACTTTATTATCTGACCAATTAGTAAAACGCTTAAATGAACAAAATATATCAATTGAACTAACAATTGCAGCAAAGGAAAAGATTTCCGAAGAGGGTTATGATCCAGAGTATGGTGCTCGCCCATTACGTCGTGCTATTCAAAAGCATGTAGAGGACCGTCTCTCTGAAGAGTTGCTTAAAGGTACCTTATTAACATCACAACATGCTATAATTGACGTAGAAAATGGTGAACTAACAGTAAAAGTTGCTGAAAAAACAAGCCTAACTAAATAA
- the radA gene encoding DNA repair protein RadA, whose protein sequence is MAKRKTKFMCQECGYESPKWMGKCPGCGEWNKMVEEVEVTGSTRRGAFAHSQGGAAILSKPTPITSIETDTEPRILTDLNELNRVLGGGVVKGSLVLIGGDPGIGKSTLLLQVSSQLSQRGNKVLYISGEESLRQTKLRADRLGISSENLLVYSETNLDEINRTIETTNPSIVIIDSIQTVFHPEVTSAPGSVSQVRECTAELMRIGKTKGIAIFIVGHVTKEGSIAGPRILEHMVDTVLYFEGERHHTYRILRAVKNRFGSTNEMGIFEMKEFGLEEVENPSEIFLEERSRGAAGSTVVASMEGTRPVLVEIQALISPTSFGNPRRMATGIDHNRVPLLMAVLEKRVGMLLQNQDAYLKVAGGVKLDEPAVDLAIAVSIASSFRDKPTRPTDCIIGEVGLTGEVRRVSRIEQRVQEAAKLGFERVILPANNLGGWKGPKEIELIGVSSVSEALKAALGE, encoded by the coding sequence ATGGCAAAAAGAAAAACAAAATTTATGTGCCAAGAATGCGGGTATGAGTCTCCGAAGTGGATGGGGAAATGTCCAGGCTGTGGTGAATGGAATAAGATGGTTGAGGAAGTAGAAGTGACAGGATCAACAAGAAGAGGAGCTTTTGCACATTCACAAGGTGGAGCTGCCATTTTATCCAAACCAACACCGATTACTTCAATTGAAACAGATACTGAACCAAGGATACTTACCGACTTGAATGAGTTAAACAGAGTCCTTGGGGGAGGAGTGGTCAAAGGTTCATTAGTTTTAATCGGGGGCGATCCAGGGATTGGTAAATCTACACTTCTTTTGCAAGTTTCTTCACAATTATCACAAAGAGGAAATAAAGTTTTGTACATTTCTGGTGAAGAATCACTACGTCAAACAAAGCTTCGGGCAGACCGCTTAGGTATTTCCTCCGAAAATCTTCTGGTATATTCTGAAACAAATTTGGATGAAATTAATCGAACCATTGAAACTACCAATCCTAGCATTGTCATTATTGACTCTATTCAAACTGTTTTTCATCCAGAGGTAACTTCTGCACCAGGAAGTGTGTCACAAGTCCGTGAGTGCACAGCAGAATTGATGCGAATCGGAAAGACAAAGGGTATTGCTATTTTTATCGTCGGTCATGTAACAAAGGAAGGTTCCATTGCTGGACCAAGGATTTTGGAACATATGGTTGATACTGTTTTGTATTTTGAAGGGGAACGCCATCATACGTATCGGATTTTACGAGCCGTAAAAAACCGCTTTGGTTCAACGAATGAAATGGGAATTTTTGAAATGAAGGAATTTGGATTAGAAGAAGTTGAAAATCCTTCAGAAATTTTTCTTGAAGAGAGATCGCGTGGGGCTGCTGGTTCAACTGTTGTTGCTTCTATGGAAGGGACACGACCAGTGCTAGTAGAAATTCAAGCGTTAATCTCCCCAACAAGTTTTGGGAACCCTAGAAGAATGGCTACAGGAATTGATCATAACCGTGTTCCGCTCTTAATGGCTGTATTGGAAAAGAGGGTAGGAATGCTTCTGCAAAACCAAGATGCTTATCTTAAGGTAGCTGGAGGCGTAAAGTTAGATGAACCAGCCGTTGACCTTGCCATTGCAGTCAGTATTGCTTCAAGCTTTCGGGATAAGCCGACAAGACCAACAGATTGTATTATTGGAGAAGTTGGATTGACGGGAGAAGTTAGAAGAGTCTCGAGGATTGAGCAACGAGTTCAGGAGGCTGCAAAGCTTGGATTTGAAAGAGTCATATTACCTGCCAATAATCTTGGAGGTTGGAAAGGGCCAAAAGAGATTGAACTGATTGGTGTTTCATCTGTTAGTGAGGCATTAAAAGCGGCATTGGGGGAATAA
- a CDS encoding PIN/TRAM domain-containing protein has product MLKRIVQACFLITGGTLGILLIPELLSLMKINDIQIINNSYVTAILGAIIFYLITFWAVDYVIGFIKWAEDSLVKVPVTDVLFGSIGLIFGLLVAFLIGFALNAIKVPILNGAAPILLTLLFGYLGFQVGFKKRDELLNLFSNRIGKKKSSEEENEKVDGKSLKILDTSVIIDGRVADICQTGFLEGTIVIPQFVLEELQHIADSSDVLKRNRGRRGLDILNRIQKELSIKVEIYEGDFEEIQEVDSKLVKLAKLTGGTLVTNDFNLNKVCELQKVFVLNINDLANAVKPVVLPGEELNVQVIKDGKEFHQGVAYLDDGTMIVVEDGRDYIGRRIDVLVTSVLQTSAGRMIFAKPKLLEKAL; this is encoded by the coding sequence ATGTTAAAACGTATTGTTCAGGCTTGTTTTCTCATAACGGGGGGAACGCTTGGAATTTTGCTTATTCCGGAATTGTTATCATTGATGAAAATAAACGACATACAGATAATCAATAACTCGTATGTCACGGCTATTTTAGGTGCAATTATCTTTTATCTTATTACTTTTTGGGCAGTGGATTATGTTATTGGGTTTATTAAATGGGCAGAAGATTCGCTCGTTAAAGTCCCTGTTACTGATGTTCTCTTTGGCTCTATCGGTTTAATTTTTGGGCTATTGGTTGCCTTTTTAATTGGATTTGCACTAAATGCAATTAAAGTTCCTATTTTGAATGGAGCTGCTCCAATCTTACTGACATTATTATTTGGGTACTTGGGATTCCAAGTAGGCTTTAAGAAAAGGGATGAGCTTTTAAACCTTTTTTCCAACCGAATTGGGAAGAAAAAATCCAGCGAAGAAGAGAATGAAAAAGTGGATGGCAAATCATTAAAAATACTGGACACAAGTGTCATTATTGACGGACGTGTAGCAGATATTTGCCAAACAGGGTTTTTAGAAGGAACAATCGTGATTCCACAATTTGTATTAGAAGAACTCCAGCATATTGCAGATTCTTCAGATGTCCTTAAACGTAATCGTGGACGGAGAGGTCTTGATATTCTAAATCGAATTCAAAAAGAGCTCTCCATCAAAGTTGAGATTTATGAGGGTGACTTTGAAGAAATTCAAGAAGTTGATAGTAAACTTGTGAAATTGGCAAAATTAACAGGTGGAACCCTTGTAACTAACGACTTTAACCTTAATAAAGTATGTGAGCTACAGAAGGTTTTTGTATTAAATATTAACGATTTGGCAAATGCCGTAAAACCAGTTGTTTTACCAGGAGAAGAATTAAATGTTCAAGTGATAAAGGATGGGAAGGAATTTCATCAGGGTGTTGCCTATTTAGATGATGGTACTATGATTGTTGTAGAGGATGGAAGAGATTATATTGGCAGACGGATCGACGTTCTCGTAACAAGTGTTCTACAGACATCTGCGGGACGCATGATTTTTGCAAAGCCAAAATTATTAGAAAAAGCATTGTAA
- the ispD gene encoding 2-C-methyl-D-erythritol 4-phosphate cytidylyltransferase, producing the protein MPYQVIIPAAGQGKRMGAGKNKLLVELNDIPLLIHTLRVFEQDEECTGIILAIHPQDMYEFEALLKKHKIMKVENIVFGGKERQHSIYNALKTVVGGGVILVHDAARPFIKKEHIHRLVDAATKSGAAIIGVPAKDTMKKVLDGKVLETIERSSLWAVQTPQAFRMSTLLKAYELAERENFLGTDDASLVERLSIPIMMVEGDYDNIKLTTQEDLFFAEAILKKYT; encoded by the coding sequence ATGCCTTACCAGGTTATTATTCCTGCTGCGGGTCAGGGGAAAAGAATGGGAGCAGGGAAGAATAAGCTTTTGGTAGAGCTTAATGATATTCCTTTATTGATTCATACATTAAGGGTGTTTGAGCAGGATGAAGAATGCACTGGCATTATTTTAGCAATACATCCTCAAGATATGTATGAATTTGAAGCCCTTCTAAAAAAACATAAGATAATGAAAGTGGAAAATATCGTGTTCGGGGGAAAAGAACGACAGCACAGCATTTATAATGCGCTTAAAACTGTTGTTGGTGGAGGAGTTATCCTCGTTCATGATGCCGCACGCCCATTTATTAAAAAAGAACATATTCACCGTTTAGTTGATGCTGCAACGAAATCAGGTGCGGCGATTATCGGCGTTCCTGCAAAGGATACGATGAAAAAAGTGCTTGATGGGAAAGTCTTAGAAACAATCGAACGTTCTAGCTTGTGGGCAGTACAAACCCCGCAAGCTTTTCGTATGTCAACATTGCTAAAAGCGTATGAATTGGCGGAACGGGAAAATTTCCTAGGGACAGATGACGCTAGTTTAGTGGAGAGGTTATCCATCCCTATTATGATGGTTGAGGGTGACTACGATAATATTAAACTGACCACCCAGGAAGACCTGTTTTTTGCCGAAGCTATTTTAAAAAAATATACATAA
- the ispF gene encoding 2-C-methyl-D-erythritol 2,4-cyclodiphosphate synthase — protein MFRIGQGFDVHQLIEGRPLIIGGITIPYEKGLLGHSDADVLLHSIADACLGAIGEGDIGRHFPDTDPHLKNADSAKLLEQIWGQVKQKGYVLGNLDCTIIAQKPKMSPYIEQMKIKIAELLDATIEQINVKATTTEKLGFTGRGEGIASQAVILLQKR, from the coding sequence ATGTTTCGGATTGGACAAGGCTTTGACGTCCACCAATTAATAGAGGGGCGACCACTTATTATTGGAGGAATCACCATTCCTTATGAAAAGGGCCTTTTGGGGCATTCTGATGCAGATGTATTATTGCATTCAATTGCTGATGCTTGTCTTGGTGCAATAGGTGAAGGAGATATCGGAAGACATTTTCCAGACACAGACCCTCATTTGAAAAATGCTGATTCAGCAAAGCTATTGGAGCAAATTTGGGGGCAAGTAAAACAAAAGGGATATGTGTTAGGAAACTTGGATTGCACAATTATTGCACAAAAGCCTAAGATGTCACCTTATATAGAACAAATGAAGATAAAAATTGCAGAATTGCTTGATGCAACAATAGAACAAATAAATGTAAAAGCTACAACAACAGAGAAATTAGGCTTTACAGGAAGAGGAGAGGGGATTGCCTCCCAGGCTGTTATCCTACTTCAAAAACGATAA
- the gltX gene encoding glutamate--tRNA ligase encodes MTSDVRVRYAPSPTGHLHIGNARTALFNYLFARNNGGKFIIRIEDTDKKRNIEGGEESQLKYLKWLGIDWDESVDVGGEYGPYRQSERNEIYKKYYNQLVEEGHAYKCYCTEEEIEAEREEQSARGETPHYSGKCRHLTAEECSQHESKGLRPSIRFKVPEGKTYTFDDMVKGTVSFESEGMGDWVMIKKDGTPTYNFAVTIDDYLMKISHVLRGDDHISNTPKQLMVYEGLGIQPPVFGHMTLIVNESRKKLSKRDESIIQFIEQYDDLGYLPEALFNFITLLGWSPVGEEELFSKEEFISIFDADRLSKSPALFDKQKLLWMNNQYVKKADLEQVINISLPHLVKAGRLDENMSAESKDWAHHLIALFQEKLSYGAEIVELTDMFFKDEAEYEEEAKEILAGEQVPEVLKAFSHELDQLPEFKAAEIKAAMKAVQKSTGQKGKNLFMPIRSAVTGQTHGPDLPQAIELLGKMKVQARIKKLLVNN; translated from the coding sequence ATGACAAGCGATGTTCGAGTTAGGTATGCTCCAAGTCCCACAGGACATTTACATATTGGGAATGCCCGTACTGCCTTATTTAATTATTTATTTGCACGTAATAATGGTGGAAAATTTATCATCCGAATTGAAGACACCGATAAAAAACGGAATATTGAAGGTGGAGAAGAGAGTCAGTTAAAATATTTAAAATGGCTTGGTATTGATTGGGATGAAAGTGTTGATGTTGGCGGAGAGTATGGTCCATACCGTCAATCAGAAAGAAATGAGATCTACAAAAAGTATTATAACCAATTGGTAGAAGAAGGACATGCATATAAATGCTATTGTACGGAAGAAGAGATCGAAGCGGAGCGTGAAGAACAGTCTGCAAGGGGAGAAACGCCGCATTACTCTGGGAAATGTCGTCATTTAACAGCAGAAGAGTGTAGCCAACATGAAAGTAAAGGCCTACGACCAAGTATCAGGTTTAAAGTTCCTGAGGGTAAGACATACACATTTGATGATATGGTAAAAGGCACAGTTTCTTTTGAGTCAGAAGGAATGGGCGATTGGGTTATGATTAAAAAGGATGGTACCCCAACCTATAATTTTGCTGTCACCATTGATGATTACCTAATGAAAATCAGCCATGTATTGCGCGGGGACGATCATATATCGAACACGCCGAAGCAGTTAATGGTTTATGAGGGATTGGGTATTCAGCCTCCCGTCTTTGGCCATATGACATTAATAGTTAATGAAAGCCGTAAAAAGCTGAGCAAACGTGATGAATCAATCATTCAGTTTATTGAACAGTACGATGATTTAGGTTATTTGCCTGAAGCGTTGTTTAACTTTATTACCTTGCTTGGCTGGTCGCCAGTTGGGGAAGAAGAGCTCTTCTCAAAAGAAGAATTTATTTCTATTTTTGATGCTGATCGGTTATCTAAATCACCTGCATTATTTGATAAGCAAAAACTTTTGTGGATGAATAATCAGTATGTGAAAAAGGCAGATCTTGAACAAGTGATCAACATTTCCCTTCCCCACCTTGTTAAAGCAGGGCGATTGGATGAGAATATGAGTGCAGAGAGTAAGGATTGGGCTCACCACTTAATTGCTCTTTTTCAAGAAAAGCTTAGTTATGGTGCTGAAATTGTAGAACTTACGGATATGTTCTTCAAGGATGAAGCAGAATATGAGGAAGAAGCTAAAGAAATTTTAGCAGGAGAACAAGTTCCCGAAGTTTTAAAGGCCTTCTCTCATGAACTAGATCAGCTTCCAGAATTTAAAGCAGCTGAAATTAAAGCAGCAATGAAAGCTGTTCAAAAATCAACCGGACAAAAGGGCAAAAATCTTTTTATGCCAATTCGTTCTGCAGTAACAGGTCAAACACACGGCCCGGATCTACCCCAAGCTATTGAACTTTTAGGTAAAATGAAGGTTCAAGCAAGGATAAAAAAACTTTTGGTTAACAATTGA
- the cysE gene encoding serine O-acetyltransferase, producing the protein MFKRMREDIDVVFEQDPAARSYFEVILTYSGLHAIWWHRVAHALYKRKFYFLARAISQASRFFTGIEIHPGAKIGRRFFIDHGMGVVIGETCEIGNNVTVYQGVTLGGTGKEKGKRHPTIMDNALIATGAKVLGSIIVGENSKIGAGSVVLKEVPPNSTVVGVPGRIVIRDGKRIDRDLNHSDLPDPIADRLKEIQEQIDQLKSLQAK; encoded by the coding sequence ATGTTTAAAAGAATGAGGGAAGACATTGATGTTGTATTCGAGCAGGATCCGGCAGCAAGGAGCTATTTCGAGGTAATCTTAACTTATTCAGGTTTACATGCTATTTGGTGGCATCGAGTGGCACACGCACTTTATAAGCGAAAGTTTTACTTTTTGGCTAGAGCCATTTCACAAGCAAGCCGTTTTTTTACGGGAATTGAGATCCACCCAGGAGCAAAAATTGGGCGTCGCTTTTTTATTGACCATGGTATGGGAGTTGTCATTGGTGAGACCTGTGAAATTGGCAACAATGTAACTGTCTATCAAGGCGTCACCCTCGGAGGAACTGGTAAAGAAAAAGGTAAGCGACATCCAACGATAATGGATAATGCGTTGATTGCTACAGGAGCAAAAGTACTTGGGTCGATAATCGTAGGGGAAAATTCAAAAATCGGTGCAGGTTCGGTTGTACTAAAGGAAGTTCCACCAAATTCAACTGTTGTAGGTGTGCCAGGTAGAATTGTGATCCGGGATGGGAAGCGGATTGATAGAGATTTAAATCATTCTGATTTACCGGATCCAATTGCGGATAGACTGAAGGAAATACAGGAACAAATTGATCAGCTAAAATCTTTACAAGCAAAATGA
- the cysS gene encoding cysteine--tRNA ligase — protein sequence MTIQLYNTLTRKKETFVPLEEGKVKIYVCGPTVYNYIHIGNARPAITFDTVRRYFEYRGYDVQYVSNFTDVDDKLIRAAKQLGEDVPTIAERFINAYFEDVSALGCQKAEVHPRVMENMDIIIEFIEKLIEKGYAYESEGDVYFRTRKFKGYGKLSHQSIDELRVGARIEVGEKKQDDLDFALWKAAKEGEIFWESPWGIGRPGWHIECSAMAKKYLGETIDIHAGGQDLTFPHHENEIAQSESLSGKPFARYWMHNGYINIDNEKMSKSLGNFVLVHDIIKRHNPQVLRFFMLSVHYRNPINYSEELLENTKAAFERLTTSYQNLKHRASASTNLTDNNQEWLDQISSLQEQFVKEMDDDFNTANAISVLFELSKLANYYLLEKNTAIEVINTFIKEFEELFRVLGLTLEKEEWLDEEIESLIETRIQARKDRNFQLSDQIRDQLKDMNIILEDTPQGTRWKRG from the coding sequence ATGACAATCCAACTTTATAATACACTTACTCGCAAGAAGGAAACTTTTGTTCCGCTTGAAGAAGGAAAAGTGAAAATATATGTTTGCGGACCAACGGTTTACAATTATATTCATATCGGAAATGCTCGGCCAGCGATTACCTTTGATACCGTTCGTCGTTATTTTGAGTATCGTGGTTACGATGTTCAATACGTATCCAATTTTACTGATGTTGATGATAAATTAATTCGAGCTGCAAAACAACTGGGGGAAGATGTTCCTACGATTGCAGAGCGATTTATCAATGCTTATTTTGAAGATGTCTCTGCATTGGGTTGCCAAAAAGCGGAAGTGCATCCTCGTGTAATGGAAAATATGGACATCATTATTGAATTTATTGAAAAACTGATTGAAAAAGGCTATGCCTATGAATCAGAAGGGGATGTGTATTTCCGAACAAGAAAATTTAAAGGTTATGGAAAGTTATCACATCAATCTATTGATGAATTACGAGTAGGTGCACGGATTGAAGTGGGGGAAAAGAAACAGGATGACCTAGACTTTGCTTTGTGGAAAGCTGCGAAGGAAGGGGAAATCTTCTGGGAAAGTCCTTGGGGAATAGGTCGACCAGGTTGGCATATTGAATGCTCGGCCATGGCGAAAAAATACCTTGGTGAGACGATTGATATTCATGCTGGAGGGCAGGACTTAACTTTCCCACACCATGAAAATGAAATTGCCCAATCTGAAAGCTTGTCTGGTAAACCGTTTGCTCGCTATTGGATGCATAATGGATATATTAATATCGATAATGAAAAAATGTCAAAATCACTAGGGAATTTTGTTTTGGTTCATGACATAATTAAAAGACATAATCCACAAGTATTAAGATTCTTCATGCTCTCTGTCCATTATCGTAATCCTATAAACTATAGTGAAGAATTATTAGAGAACACAAAGGCGGCATTCGAAAGGCTAACAACCTCTTACCAAAATTTAAAACACCGGGCATCGGCAAGTACGAATTTAACCGATAATAATCAAGAGTGGCTCGATCAAATATCTAGTCTTCAGGAGCAATTTGTTAAGGAAATGGATGATGATTTCAATACAGCTAATGCCATTTCCGTTCTATTTGAATTATCCAAGCTTGCCAATTATTATCTTTTAGAAAAAAATACTGCTATTGAAGTTATTAATACTTTTATTAAAGAATTCGAAGAGTTATTCCGTGTTTTAGGATTAACCCTTGAAAAAGAGGAATGGTTAGACGAGGAAATAGAAAGCTTAATTGAAACACGCATTCAAGCACGTAAAGATAGAAACTTTCAATTGTCTGATCAGATTAGAGATCAACTAAAAGATATGAATATTATTTTAGAGGATACACCTCAAGGCACAAGATGGAAAAGAGGCTAA